The nucleotide window TGGCAAGGATATTGCTGGGCTTGAAAAAGGGTCCAAGGAAGAAGTGACGCGTTTGCGAAGCGAGCTGGCGGATGCGCACGCCGAATTGGCCAGCACCAAGGAAGAGCGTGACCAGGCCCAGTCCATTGCCAATACGGCAGGGACGCTGGTCACCACGGAGAAAGCTTCGCAGGAGCGTCTGATGGAGCAGGTCAAGAAGCTGGAAGCGGACAACCGCAGCCTGCGGGATGACCTGGGATTTTTTGAGAAGTTGATCCCGGCAGCTGGCGTGGATGGCGTGGCGATTCGGGGTTTGCAGGCGGAGATGCTGGGAGTCTCCAAGCTAAAATGGCAGGTTCTGGTGATCCAGGCCAGCAGGAATGCGCCAGAGTTCAATGGCCGCTTGGAGATGTCATTTACCGGCACCTTGAACGGCAAACCGTGGACGGCAGCTTTGCCAGAAGGGCCGCAGGCCATCAAGGTACGGCAGTATGGCCGCCTGGAAGGTGAGCTGGAGTTGCCGGATCAGGTGATTGTCAAAGGTGTTTTGGCCAGAGTGATGGATGGGGCTGTCGTCAAATCAACGCAGTCCGTCAAGTTGTAGCGTTTCAACGAGGTACATCATGTTCAACAAGAAAAAGCAGCCCCCGATCAAGAGTCTGATTGCTGAAGGCAGTCGCATCACCGGGGATATTTCCTTCGCAGATGGATTGCGTGTCGATGGCGATGTGACTGGAAACATCCGTGCCAGTGACGAAGTGGCAAGCATTCTGGTGATTTCGGAGTCGGCCAAAGTGATTGGTGAGGTGGTCGCGGACCACATCATCATCAACGGCAGTGTCAAAGGCCCCGTCCATGCCCGCCTGATGCTGGAGCTGCAGCCCAAAGCCCGGATTGAGGGCGATGTGCAGTATGCGGCCCTGGAAATGCACCAAGGTGCCTTGATCGCTGGTCAGTTGCGGCCGATTATCCTGGGCGAAGAGGAAAAGCCCACACTGAAGCTAGCGGCAAATAACCAGTAAAAGAATTCCCGAGCAGGTTGCTGTACTATTGTCCGCATTCCTGCCATTGAACGGAGCCCGATATGAGCGCAGTTGCTGAAAACATCCAGACCGAAATGCCCGCCCCCATCCTGTTTACGGACAGCGCGGCGGCCAAAGTGGCGGACCTGATCGCCGAAGAAGGCAACCCTGACCTCAAGCTGCGCGTGTTTGTGCAGGGCGGTGGTTGCTCCGGTTTCCAGTACGGTTTTACCTTTGACGAAATTACCAACGAAGACGACACCACCATGACCAAAAATGGTGTGTCGTTGTTGATCGACGCAATGAGCTACCAGTACCTGATGGGCGCAGAGATCGACTACAAGGAAGATCTGCAAGGCGCCCAGT belongs to Rhodoferax saidenbachensis and includes:
- a CDS encoding DUF6776 family protein, with product MRFRLLRRRLTISAPRMAVRSALPWPFRWAMLAIVLGFCAAIGLWAFEFGKDIAGLEKGSKEEVTRLRSELADAHAELASTKEERDQAQSIANTAGTLVTTEKASQERLMEQVKKLEADNRSLRDDLGFFEKLIPAAGVDGVAIRGLQAEMLGVSKLKWQVLVIQASRNAPEFNGRLEMSFTGTLNGKPWTAALPEGPQAIKVRQYGRLEGELELPDQVIVKGVLARVMDGAVVKSTQSVKL
- a CDS encoding bactofilin family protein, which gives rise to MFNKKKQPPIKSLIAEGSRITGDISFADGLRVDGDVTGNIRASDEVASILVISESAKVIGEVVADHIIINGSVKGPVHARLMLELQPKARIEGDVQYAALEMHQGALIAGQLRPIILGEEEKPTLKLAANNQ
- the erpA gene encoding iron-sulfur cluster insertion protein ErpA yields the protein MSAVAENIQTEMPAPILFTDSAAAKVADLIAEEGNPDLKLRVFVQGGGCSGFQYGFTFDEITNEDDTTMTKNGVSLLIDAMSYQYLMGAEIDYKEDLQGAQFVIKNPNATSTCGCGSSFST